In a single window of the Mesorhizobium shangrilense genome:
- the hisD gene encoding histidinol dehydrogenase: protein MSAVSFHDLAKLDSDGRAALMRRSEADLSGFMEKAKPIVEAVRTEGDAALVRFGRDFDKANVEIGKLKVTEAEIDAAFGLVDKEVIAAIQFGIDNIRRFHEEQKPEAMWLKEIRPGAFAGDRFTPIRSVALYIPRGKGAFPSVTMMTAVPAVVAGVPELAILTPPAPDGSVDAATLVAARIAGVETIYKAGGAQAVAAAAYGTETVRPALKIVGPGSPWVVAAKRLLAGVIDPGLPAGPSEAIIFADDTVKGGLAALDLLIEAEHGPDSSAYLVTHSRRVSEEAIAALPEHWARMTEQRVTFSKAVLTGSYGGVVLTSSLEDSYRFVNDYAPEHLEILSTDPFAHLSHITEAAEILMGPHTPVSIANFGLGPNAVLPTSRWARTYGPLSVTDFVKRSSVGYVTASAYPAFAKHAHTLARYEGFSSHEHAVSDVRKAYL from the coding sequence ATGTCCGCTGTTTCCTTCCACGACCTCGCCAAGCTCGACTCTGACGGGCGTGCCGCCCTGATGCGGCGTTCTGAAGCCGACCTCTCCGGATTCATGGAAAAGGCGAAGCCGATCGTCGAGGCGGTGCGCACCGAGGGCGACGCCGCGCTCGTCCGCTTCGGCCGCGACTTCGACAAGGCCAATGTCGAGATCGGCAAGCTCAAGGTCACCGAAGCCGAGATCGACGCCGCCTTCGGCCTCGTCGACAAGGAGGTGATCGCCGCCATCCAGTTCGGCATCGACAATATCCGCCGTTTCCATGAAGAGCAGAAGCCGGAAGCGATGTGGCTGAAGGAGATACGCCCCGGCGCCTTCGCCGGCGACCGCTTCACGCCGATCAGGTCGGTCGCGCTCTACATACCGCGCGGCAAGGGCGCGTTTCCTTCGGTCACCATGATGACGGCAGTGCCTGCCGTCGTCGCCGGCGTGCCGGAACTCGCCATCCTGACGCCCCCGGCGCCCGACGGCTCCGTCGACGCGGCGACGCTCGTCGCCGCCCGCATCGCCGGGGTCGAGACCATCTACAAGGCGGGTGGAGCGCAGGCCGTCGCGGCGGCCGCCTACGGCACCGAGACCGTCAGGCCGGCGCTGAAGATCGTCGGTCCTGGCAGCCCGTGGGTCGTCGCCGCCAAGCGCCTGCTCGCCGGCGTTATCGATCCCGGCCTGCCTGCCGGCCCCTCGGAGGCGATCATCTTCGCCGACGACACCGTCAAGGGCGGGCTCGCTGCGCTCGACCTGCTGATCGAGGCCGAGCACGGCCCCGATTCCTCGGCCTATCTCGTAACGCACAGCCGCCGCGTCTCCGAAGAGGCGATCGCCGCACTTCCCGAGCATTGGGCGCGCATGACTGAGCAGCGCGTGACTTTCTCCAAGGCAGTGCTGACCGGCAGCTACGGCGGCGTCGTGCTCACGTCGTCGCTCGAAGATAGCTATCGCTTCGTCAACGACTACGCTCCCGAGCACCTGGAGATCCTGTCGACGGATCCCTTCGCCCACCTCAGCCACATCACGGAAGCCGCCGAGATCCTGATGGGTCCCCATACTCCCGTCTCGATCGCGAATTTCGGGCTGGGCCCGAATGCGGTGCTGCCGACGAGCCGCTGGGCGCGCACCTATGGTCCGCTCTCAGTGACCGACTTCGTCAAGCGCTCTTCGGTCGGGTACGTGACCGCATCCGCTTATCCCGCGTTCGCCAAACACGCGCACACCCTGGCGCGCTACGAGGGGTTTTCCTCGCACGAGCACGCCGTATCCGACGTGCGCAAGGCGTATCTCTGA
- a CDS encoding ABC transporter permease, which translates to MTAPLSQRIVLWGMVACVLVILSAPTIVVFGASFTAGNIIAFPPEGLSLKWYAKIAGASDLWNAFLRSLYVAAVCTAIAIPVGTLAGIALAKYAVRFEKTIQIYLLLPFTIPLIGSGIGLMLVFGEMRVLGQLWPLGIACCVINLPFMIWAVMASASGLDPDLELAAANCGAPPLSTFFHVTLPAVMPGVISGALLMFILALNEFLVSLLLVDARIVTLPVQIYNSIRSIITPDLAAISVVFIAAAAAAVFLLDRLVGLEIFLKSK; encoded by the coding sequence ATGACCGCGCCGCTCAGCCAGCGCATTGTGCTCTGGGGCATGGTCGCCTGCGTTCTGGTGATCCTGTCCGCCCCGACCATCGTCGTCTTCGGTGCCTCCTTCACCGCCGGCAACATCATCGCCTTTCCGCCGGAGGGCCTGTCGCTGAAATGGTACGCTAAGATCGCCGGGGCGAGCGATCTGTGGAACGCCTTCCTTCGGTCGCTCTATGTGGCGGCGGTCTGCACGGCCATCGCCATTCCGGTAGGCACGCTCGCCGGCATTGCCCTGGCAAAATATGCCGTGCGCTTCGAGAAGACGATCCAGATCTATCTGCTTTTGCCCTTCACCATCCCGCTGATCGGCTCCGGCATCGGTCTGATGCTGGTCTTCGGCGAGATGCGCGTGCTGGGGCAGCTTTGGCCGCTCGGCATCGCCTGCTGCGTCATCAACCTGCCTTTCATGATCTGGGCGGTGATGGCCAGCGCCTCCGGTCTCGACCCCGATCTGGAACTGGCCGCCGCCAATTGCGGCGCGCCGCCGCTGTCCACCTTCTTCCATGTGACGCTACCCGCCGTCATGCCGGGCGTCATCAGCGGCGCGCTGCTGATGTTCATCCTGGCGCTCAACGAGTTCTTGGTCAGCCTGCTGCTGGTCGATGCGCGCATCGTCACCCTGCCGGTGCAGATCTACAATTCCATCCGCTCGATCATCACGCCGGACCTGGCCGCGATCTCGGTGGTCTTCATTGCCGCTGCTGCGGCCGCCGTCTTCCTGCTCGACCGGCTGGTCGGGCTGGAAATCTTCCTGAAATCGAAATGA